One segment of Streptomyces sp. NBC_00576 DNA contains the following:
- a CDS encoding YciI family protein, with product MKYYLLSAMKPVGEPSAPETMVEINHRLSVFHDELREAGAWVFAGGLHRPDAATVLRPQGDEVEVIEGPYAEDKEFLGGICLLMAPDLDTALEWGRKAALATTLPVEVRPFLGEVDD from the coding sequence ATGAAGTACTACCTGCTCAGCGCGATGAAGCCGGTCGGCGAACCGTCCGCGCCCGAGACGATGGTGGAGATCAACCACAGACTGAGCGTCTTCCATGACGAGTTGCGTGAGGCCGGAGCCTGGGTCTTCGCGGGCGGACTCCACCGTCCTGACGCGGCGACCGTACTGCGGCCCCAGGGCGACGAGGTCGAGGTAATCGAGGGGCCCTACGCCGAGGACAAGGAGTTCCTCGGCGGGATCTGCCTTCTCATGGCACCCGACCTCGACACCGCGCTGGAGTGGGGGCGCAAGGCGGCACTGGCGACGACTCTGCCGGTCGAGGTCCGACCCTTCCTGGGCGAGGTGGACGACTGA
- a CDS encoding MarR family winged helix-turn-helix transcriptional regulator, with the protein MPTPSQRRPQDLLRLLTRAERLAARHLQPVLDEHGCSLDAWRVLALLSDGAGHHMTAIAEAAFLPPPTLTRLVDHLVDQNLVHRRVDVHDRRRILVHLTPRGQEYWRRLDRQVRADWPLLSDGDDELLGALLDRLAVTLDGTTAQV; encoded by the coding sequence ATGCCCACACCTTCGCAGCGTCGGCCCCAGGACCTTCTGCGGCTCCTGACGCGGGCCGAGCGGCTGGCCGCACGCCACCTCCAGCCCGTCCTGGACGAGCACGGCTGCTCGCTCGACGCCTGGCGCGTCCTCGCCCTGCTCTCCGACGGTGCCGGTCACCACATGACCGCGATCGCCGAGGCCGCCTTCCTGCCGCCGCCGACGCTGACCCGGCTGGTCGACCACCTCGTCGACCAGAACCTCGTGCACCGCCGGGTCGACGTCCACGACCGGCGGCGCATCCTCGTCCACCTCACCCCACGCGGTCAGGAGTACTGGCGCCGCCTCGATCGCCAGGTCCGCGCCGACTGGCCGCTGCTCAGCGACGGCGACGACGAACTTCTCGGCGCCCTCCTGGATCGGCTGGCCGTGACGCTCGACGGGACGACGGCCCAGGTCTGA
- a CDS encoding aldehyde dehydrogenase family protein codes for MNHPTPPEQPADIVARLRATFRTGRTKPVEWRRAQLGRLRELLTEHGTDVAAALHADLGKSSAESFRTEIDFTIREIDHTLEHLDGWLRPEPAPVPERLGVDTTAWTQYDPLGVVLVIAPWNYPVQLLLTPVVGALAAGNAVVIKPSELAPATSEIVARLLPQYLDTDAVAVVEGGVPETTALLAERFDHIFYTGNGTVGRIVMRAAAEHLTPVALELGGKSPAFVDTDIDVDVVADRLVRGKFLNAGQTCVAPDYVLTDPETAAALEPALAKAVENLFGADPATSTEYGRIVNERHFDRLGGLLDSGRVVTGGVKDRTTKYIAPTVLADVDPTSPVMREEIFGPILPIVTVAGLDDAIGFINDRDKPLALYVFTESGTTRERIAAETSSGAVGYGLPLAHLTVSDLPFGGVGESGMGSYHGRYSIETFSHRKAVLAKPLS; via the coding sequence GTGAACCACCCCACGCCCCCCGAGCAGCCCGCCGACATCGTGGCGCGCCTGCGCGCCACCTTCCGTACGGGCCGCACCAAGCCCGTCGAGTGGCGCAGGGCACAGCTCGGCCGCCTGCGCGAACTGCTCACGGAGCACGGCACGGACGTGGCCGCCGCCCTCCACGCGGACCTCGGCAAGAGCTCGGCCGAATCCTTCCGTACGGAGATCGACTTCACGATCCGGGAGATCGACCACACCCTCGAGCACCTCGACGGCTGGCTGCGCCCCGAGCCCGCCCCTGTCCCCGAGCGGCTCGGCGTCGACACCACGGCCTGGACGCAGTACGACCCGCTGGGCGTCGTCCTGGTCATCGCGCCCTGGAACTATCCGGTCCAGCTGTTGCTCACCCCGGTCGTCGGCGCACTGGCCGCAGGCAACGCGGTGGTGATCAAGCCGAGCGAACTGGCCCCCGCCACCTCCGAGATCGTGGCCCGGCTGCTGCCCCAGTACCTTGACACGGACGCGGTCGCCGTCGTCGAGGGCGGCGTCCCGGAGACCACGGCGCTGCTGGCCGAGCGCTTCGACCACATCTTCTACACCGGCAACGGCACCGTCGGCCGTATCGTGATGCGCGCCGCCGCCGAGCACCTCACCCCGGTCGCCCTCGAACTCGGCGGCAAGTCCCCGGCGTTCGTCGACACCGATATCGACGTGGACGTCGTCGCCGACCGGCTGGTCCGGGGCAAGTTCCTCAACGCCGGCCAGACCTGCGTAGCCCCCGACTACGTTCTCACCGACCCGGAGACCGCCGCCGCGCTGGAGCCCGCGCTCGCCAAGGCCGTCGAGAACCTCTTCGGCGCGGACCCGGCCACCTCCACCGAGTACGGCCGTATCGTCAACGAACGCCACTTCGACCGCCTCGGCGGTCTGCTCGACTCGGGTCGGGTCGTCACCGGCGGCGTCAAGGACCGTACGACGAAGTACATCGCGCCGACCGTCCTCGCCGACGTCGACCCCACCTCGCCCGTGATGCGGGAGGAGATCTTCGGCCCGATCCTGCCGATCGTCACGGTGGCCGGACTGGACGACGCGATCGGCTTCATCAACGACCGCGACAAGCCGCTCGCGCTGTACGTGTTCACCGAGTCCGGCACGACCCGGGAGCGGATCGCCGCCGAGACGTCCTCCGGCGCTGTCGGCTACGGTCTGCCGCTCGCCCATCTCACCGTCTCCGACCTGCCGTTCGGCGGGGTGGGGGAGAGCGGGATGGGCAGTTATCACGGCCGCTACTCGATCGAGACGTTCAGCCACCGCAAGGCGGTGCTGGCGAAGCCCCTGAGCTGA
- a CDS encoding TetR/AcrR family transcriptional regulator: protein MTAIPEEPAWRQRAVERSTRAAKQRAEQRVQRFLDAAQELIAEKGATDFTVQEVVDRSKQSLRSFYQHFDGKHELLLALFEDALSTSAIEIREATSGAGDPLPRLRIAVELLFEQSLPNPGVQRPLFSDFALQLLVKHPAQVATAHLPLLNLFTELLEQAAEAGSIHADKPRRLAALLMQTVMFAAQANGVPSDSHAHPVTADEVWQFCLGGISGA, encoded by the coding sequence GTGACCGCCATCCCCGAAGAGCCCGCCTGGCGCCAGCGCGCCGTAGAGCGATCCACCCGCGCCGCGAAACAGCGCGCCGAGCAGCGCGTTCAGCGCTTCCTGGACGCCGCGCAGGAACTCATCGCGGAGAAGGGGGCCACAGACTTCACCGTCCAGGAGGTCGTCGACCGCTCCAAGCAGTCGCTGCGCAGCTTCTACCAGCACTTCGACGGCAAGCACGAACTGCTGCTCGCCCTGTTCGAAGACGCCCTCTCCACATCGGCGATCGAGATCCGCGAGGCCACCTCGGGCGCCGGGGATCCGCTGCCCCGACTCCGGATCGCGGTGGAATTGCTGTTCGAGCAGTCGCTGCCCAACCCCGGTGTCCAGCGCCCCCTGTTCAGCGACTTCGCACTGCAGCTGCTGGTCAAGCACCCCGCCCAGGTAGCCACCGCACACCTGCCCCTGCTGAACCTGTTCACCGAGCTGCTGGAGCAGGCCGCCGAGGCGGGCAGCATCCACGCGGACAAGCCCCGCAGGCTGGCGGCGCTCCTCATGCAGACCGTCATGTTCGCCGCGCAGGCCAATGGCGTCCCCTCGGACAGCCACGCCCACCCGGTGACCGCCGACGAGGTGTGGCAGTTCTGCCTCGGTGGCATCTCCGGCGCCTGA
- a CDS encoding DoxX family protein codes for MTNAEAVAVLVVRVVLGVIMIAHGLNHWRGGGKIEGTARWFGGLGLRHGTLQAWMSVVTEIGAGALLILGLFTPLACAAVVSVMLVAGLLAHRPNGFFVFKDGYEYVLMLAAICLALGVLGPGKVSVDHAADIEVTGWAGGGIALGVAVVATAGLLATFWRPERPARTEDPATEDPAGTGAAGQEAG; via the coding sequence TTGACGAACGCGGAAGCGGTCGCGGTACTGGTCGTCAGAGTCGTCCTGGGCGTCATCATGATCGCGCACGGGCTCAACCACTGGCGGGGCGGCGGAAAGATCGAGGGCACGGCCCGCTGGTTCGGCGGGCTCGGGCTGCGGCACGGGACGCTGCAGGCATGGATGAGCGTGGTCACCGAGATCGGCGCGGGCGCGCTCCTGATCCTCGGCCTGTTCACCCCGCTGGCCTGCGCGGCGGTCGTCTCGGTGATGCTGGTCGCGGGGCTCCTAGCCCACCGGCCCAACGGGTTCTTCGTGTTCAAGGACGGCTACGAGTACGTCCTGATGCTGGCCGCGATCTGCCTGGCGCTCGGGGTACTGGGGCCCGGCAAGGTCTCCGTGGACCACGCGGCGGACATCGAGGTCACCGGCTGGGCCGGGGGCGGCATCGCGCTCGGGGTCGCCGTGGTGGCCACGGCGGGGCTGCTTGCGACGTTCTGGCGTCCCGAGCGGCCTGCGAGGACGGAGGACCCGGCAACGGAGGACCCGGCCGGCACCGGAGCGGCCGGGCAGGAGGCCGGTTGA
- a CDS encoding NAD(P)-binding domain-containing protein, with product MAQRIADAGFPTTLWARRPASLTPFVGTSAQRAVSAAELAAASDLVCVCVGDDPDIAVGGHGQDGAGLAHAHPLLALSGRSTSDAS from the coding sequence ATGGCACAGCGGATCGCCGACGCCGGGTTCCCGACGACGCTGTGGGCGAGAAGGCCCGCGTCGCTCACCCCGTTCGTCGGCACGTCAGCCCAACGTGCCGTATCCGCCGCCGAGTTGGCCGCCGCCAGCGACCTCGTGTGCGTCTGTGTCGGTGACGACCCGGACATCGCCGTCGGCGGTCACGGTCAGGACGGAGCCGGCCTCGCCCATGCGCACCCTCTCCTCGCACTGTCTGGTCGGTCGACCTCGGATGCTAGTTAA
- a CDS encoding FadR/GntR family transcriptional regulator: MQSAGHSASDPRFDVVRVPKASDVLAAEVRERILSGEFTEGMALPPERQLVEQTGLSRATVREALRILEVERLVRIRPGRGGGAFVHRPGHESVANTVRLVIRGQQIRLEALHETREAIEPTCAALAAKRRTAADLAELDAAHAELVTADDDIPRFLRANVRWHTAVAKAGDNELLIGFMTALSQSIYAATDIDQFMDAEIREVTTRAHARITEAIRAQDGPAAMRRMTRHVCGFARAAAEVDQRQRVELPEPGDD, translated from the coding sequence GTGCAGAGCGCCGGACATTCCGCCAGTGACCCGCGCTTCGACGTGGTGAGGGTGCCCAAGGCGTCGGACGTGCTGGCCGCCGAGGTGCGTGAGCGGATCCTCTCCGGCGAGTTCACCGAGGGCATGGCGCTGCCGCCGGAGCGTCAGCTGGTCGAGCAGACGGGGCTGAGCCGGGCGACGGTGCGCGAGGCGCTGCGCATCCTCGAAGTCGAACGGCTGGTGCGGATCAGGCCGGGGCGCGGCGGCGGTGCCTTCGTGCACCGACCGGGCCACGAGTCGGTGGCGAACACGGTACGGCTGGTCATCCGGGGCCAGCAGATCCGCCTTGAGGCGCTGCACGAGACACGCGAGGCTATCGAGCCGACGTGCGCGGCACTGGCCGCGAAGCGGCGTACGGCGGCCGACCTCGCCGAACTCGACGCGGCGCACGCCGAGTTGGTGACCGCCGACGACGACATTCCGCGTTTTCTGCGGGCCAACGTCCGCTGGCACACCGCGGTGGCGAAGGCCGGCGACAACGAGCTGCTGATCGGTTTCATGACCGCGCTCTCCCAGTCGATCTACGCCGCCACGGACATCGACCAGTTCATGGACGCGGAGATCCGCGAGGTCACCACCCGTGCCCATGCCCGGATCACCGAGGCGATCCGGGCGCAGGACGGCCCCGCGGCGATGCGGCGGATGACTCGGCACGTCTGCGGGTTCGCCCGCGCGGCGGCCGAGGTGGACCAGCGGCAGCGGGTGGAGTTGCCCGAACCGGGCGACGACTGA
- a CDS encoding RICIN domain-containing protein encodes MRTPRTALLTATAALAAVVVAPAPPALAAPVPAAGAYYVQSATTGLNAADDAGAVEQHRPKGNEDHQQWTLRASGTSYLLESVDTAGSCLGRSGDQVRTVACTSADAAWEITPSGTDQYTLKAPGTTRYLTVAAKPSGANYPDQLAIGGSGSLAAWYLTPVATTVAPMPSADQRTLDQVTFLTAHNAYANGVDGGFAPPFVNLVPNQARGINQQLTDGVRGFMLDIHQTSDGAILCHNSCTLVGSPVALWVDLQRMVDFLKQNPTQVVTVFLEDYVDPGVLRGELARVSGLSDVLYRPDQTGVRQNGWPKIADLIAADDRLLIFTDHSRSADQSAGLTRDTFGVMYQREWTVENYWSMGGGLGSSDWSCYSRWYGADSNTPLTRTEGAFKPLFVMNHFRDVAIASTATTDNTKLADRAQRFCQPAARKKPNFLAVDRYDLGNSSSAVATLNTYVYP; translated from the coding sequence ATGCGAACCCCCCGCACCGCTCTGCTCACGGCAACAGCCGCACTGGCAGCGGTAGTTGTCGCCCCCGCGCCGCCCGCCCTGGCCGCCCCGGTTCCGGCCGCCGGCGCCTACTACGTCCAGAGCGCCACCACCGGACTCAACGCCGCCGACGACGCCGGAGCCGTCGAACAGCACAGACCCAAGGGCAACGAGGACCACCAGCAGTGGACCCTGCGCGCGAGCGGAACCTCGTACCTCCTGGAGAGCGTCGACACCGCGGGCAGCTGTCTCGGCCGCTCCGGTGACCAGGTCAGGACCGTCGCCTGTACGAGCGCCGACGCGGCCTGGGAGATCACCCCCTCCGGCACCGACCAGTACACCCTCAAGGCCCCGGGAACCACCCGCTATCTGACGGTCGCCGCCAAGCCGTCCGGCGCCAACTACCCCGACCAGCTGGCCATCGGCGGCTCGGGCAGCCTGGCCGCCTGGTACCTCACCCCGGTCGCCACCACCGTCGCCCCGATGCCGTCCGCCGACCAACGGACCCTGGACCAGGTCACGTTCCTCACTGCCCACAACGCCTACGCCAACGGCGTCGACGGCGGTTTCGCCCCGCCCTTCGTCAACCTCGTCCCGAACCAGGCGCGCGGCATCAACCAGCAACTCACCGACGGTGTACGGGGGTTCATGCTGGACATCCACCAGACCTCCGACGGCGCGATCCTCTGCCACAACAGCTGCACCCTCGTCGGCAGCCCCGTCGCCCTCTGGGTCGACCTCCAGCGGATGGTCGACTTCCTCAAGCAGAACCCCACCCAGGTCGTCACCGTCTTCCTGGAGGACTACGTCGATCCGGGCGTCCTGCGCGGTGAACTCGCCCGCGTCAGCGGCCTGTCGGACGTCCTGTACCGGCCAGACCAGACCGGCGTACGGCAGAACGGCTGGCCGAAGATCGCCGATCTCATCGCCGCCGACGACCGGCTGCTGATCTTCACCGACCACAGCCGCTCCGCCGACCAGAGTGCCGGACTCACCCGGGACACCTTCGGCGTGATGTACCAGCGCGAGTGGACCGTGGAGAACTACTGGTCAATGGGCGGCGGCCTCGGCTCCTCGGACTGGTCCTGCTACAGCCGCTGGTACGGCGCCGACTCCAACACCCCGCTGACCCGCACCGAGGGCGCCTTCAAGCCCCTCTTCGTCATGAACCACTTCCGGGACGTGGCGATCGCCTCCACGGCGACGACCGACAACACCAAACTCGCCGACCGGGCCCAGCGGTTCTGTCAGCCGGCCGCCCGCAAGAAGCCCAACTTCCTTGCCGTGGACCGCTACGACCTCGGCAACTCCTCCTCGGCGGTGGCCACGCTGAACACCTACGTCTATCCGTAA
- a CDS encoding aldo/keto reductase: MTSETITADAAGTWKLGDLTVNRLGFGAMRLTGSAAFHLGTPSDRERSLAVLRKAVELGVNHIDTAAFYFSALRSANELINSALAPYGDELVIVTKVGPYRDYSGEWATSARPDQLRGHVEENLRQLGRDHLDVVNLRRMDQDSVAEHFGALAELREAGLIRHLGISGVEPKHLAEAQAIAPVVCVQNRYALDRPDPEGDELMRLCGESGIAFVPFFAVAGSGGARGATDTHDDAVLAVAGAHDASPAQVRLAWSLHQGAHVLAIPGTGNPEHVADNVAAGGLRLTDDELARLGASHRP, encoded by the coding sequence ATGACTTCGGAGACGATCACCGCGGACGCCGCGGGTACCTGGAAGCTCGGCGATCTCACCGTCAACCGGCTCGGATTCGGAGCCATGCGGCTCACCGGTAGCGCGGCCTTCCACCTCGGCACGCCCAGCGATCGCGAACGGTCGCTGGCCGTGCTGAGGAAGGCTGTCGAACTCGGCGTCAACCACATCGACACCGCCGCCTTCTACTTCTCCGCACTGCGCTCCGCCAACGAACTCATCAACAGCGCGCTCGCCCCGTACGGGGACGAACTCGTCATCGTCACCAAGGTCGGCCCCTACCGCGACTACTCGGGGGAGTGGGCCACCTCCGCCCGTCCCGACCAACTGCGCGGCCACGTCGAGGAGAACCTGCGCCAACTCGGCCGAGACCACCTCGACGTCGTAAACCTGCGCCGCATGGACCAGGACTCCGTCGCCGAGCACTTCGGAGCGCTCGCCGAACTGCGCGAGGCCGGCCTGATCCGCCACCTCGGCATCTCCGGCGTCGAGCCGAAGCACCTCGCCGAGGCGCAGGCGATCGCCCCGGTCGTGTGCGTGCAGAACCGGTACGCGCTGGATCGTCCCGACCCGGAGGGCGACGAACTCATGCGCCTGTGCGGGGAGTCGGGCATCGCCTTCGTGCCCTTCTTCGCCGTCGCGGGCAGCGGGGGAGCCCGGGGTGCCACCGACACCCACGACGACGCGGTCCTTGCCGTCGCCGGCGCGCACGACGCGAGCCCCGCCCAGGTGCGGCTCGCCTGGAGCCTGCACCAGGGGGCGCATGTGCTTGCCATCCCGGGCACGGGCAACCCGGAACACGTGGCGGACAACGTGGCGGCGGGCGGACTGCGGTTGACGGACGACGAGTTGGCCAGGCTCGGCGCCTCACATCGCCCGTAA
- a CDS encoding dienelactone hydrolase family protein codes for MSELPKPTGSPSHQNVTFPSADSTAHGYLALPPSSSGPGVIVIQEWWGLTDHIADVTDRLAQEGFVALAPDLYGGNVAHESEEALRMMQALPVPKGVELLSGAVDYLLARPEVTSETVGSVGFCMGGDFVLYQAAADPRVSAAVPFYGVIRGELPDFSGLKAEVLGHYGEHDASIPVESLDPLREAIKQQSGIAADLRVYPADHAFFNDARPVYDAESAARAWESTVPFLKERVR; via the coding sequence ATGTCCGAGCTGCCGAAGCCGACCGGATCGCCCTCCCACCAGAACGTGACGTTTCCCAGCGCTGACAGCACCGCGCACGGATATCTGGCGCTGCCTCCGTCCAGCAGCGGGCCCGGCGTCATCGTCATCCAGGAGTGGTGGGGCCTGACCGACCACATCGCGGACGTCACCGACCGGCTCGCGCAGGAGGGCTTCGTCGCCCTCGCCCCCGACCTCTACGGCGGCAATGTGGCGCACGAGAGCGAGGAGGCGCTGCGCATGATGCAGGCACTGCCGGTGCCGAAGGGTGTCGAACTGCTCTCCGGCGCGGTCGACTACCTGCTGGCGCGACCGGAGGTCACCTCGGAGACGGTCGGCTCGGTCGGCTTCTGCATGGGTGGCGACTTCGTGCTCTACCAGGCCGCGGCCGACCCGCGGGTCAGCGCCGCCGTACCGTTCTACGGTGTGATCCGGGGCGAACTGCCCGACTTCTCGGGCCTCAAGGCCGAGGTGCTGGGCCACTACGGCGAGCACGACGCGAGTATCCCGGTGGAGAGCCTGGATCCGCTGCGCGAGGCCATCAAGCAGCAGTCCGGTATCGCTGCGGACCTGCGCGTCTACCCGGCCGACCACGCCTTCTTCAACGACGCCCGCCCGGTGTACGACGCCGAGTCGGCGGCCCGGGCATGGGAGAGCACGGTGCCGTTCCTGAAGGAGCGGGTGCGCTGA
- a CDS encoding phosphatase PAP2 family protein, with protein MNRDHAVARAGHPVLGSLVAFVLLALLAVTVVAQGGGTLFGDRDLLEWSLAHRPDLAVTLARLVTHTGTGFVPYALVALAGFLLGRTARQRIQAAAACLACLVTAQAVRFSVMALLSRPRPDVAHWATDAGHWSFPSGHTTTSAVTAGLLVLAVWIRAPRGRRLIAAAVGCWAVLVGLSRVYLGVHWFSDVVGGWLFAVWWLGLVAYGVARLAPDAWADVLRGDGNVPRGVLSPGIPGPGPAAEFTRGKVEIASESDCGAPPPSAALPGVDCHVRAAEADRIALPPERDVSQR; from the coding sequence GTGAACCGTGACCATGCCGTCGCAAGGGCCGGCCACCCCGTGCTGGGGAGCCTGGTCGCCTTTGTGCTGCTGGCGCTGCTCGCCGTCACGGTCGTGGCCCAGGGCGGCGGCACCCTCTTCGGCGACCGCGATCTGCTGGAGTGGTCGCTCGCCCACCGCCCGGACCTGGCCGTCACCCTCGCCCGGCTGGTGACCCACACCGGCACGGGCTTCGTTCCGTACGCCCTGGTCGCCCTCGCCGGATTCCTGCTCGGCCGGACCGCGCGGCAGCGGATCCAGGCAGCCGCCGCCTGCCTCGCCTGCCTGGTCACCGCCCAGGCCGTGCGATTCTCGGTGATGGCGCTGCTGTCCCGGCCCCGCCCCGACGTGGCGCACTGGGCGACGGACGCCGGCCACTGGTCGTTCCCCTCGGGCCACACCACCACATCGGCCGTCACCGCCGGACTGCTCGTCCTGGCCGTCTGGATACGGGCCCCGCGCGGCCGGCGCCTGATCGCCGCCGCGGTCGGCTGCTGGGCTGTGCTGGTCGGGCTGAGCCGGGTCTATCTGGGCGTCCACTGGTTCTCGGACGTCGTCGGCGGCTGGCTGTTCGCCGTGTGGTGGCTGGGCCTGGTGGCGTACGGAGTGGCGCGCCTCGCCCCGGACGCGTGGGCGGACGTGCTGCGCGGCGACGGAAATGTGCCGCGTGGGGTGCTGTCACCCGGCATACCGGGGCCGGGACCAGCGGCCGAGTTCACACGTGGCAAGGTGGAGATCGCGTCGGAGTCCGACTGCGGCGCACCACCACCGAGCGCTGCACTTCCTGGAGTTGACTGCCATGTCCGAGCTGCCGAAGCCGACCGGATCGCCCTCCCACCAGAACGTGACGTTTCCCAGCGCTGA
- a CDS encoding VOC family protein, with translation MRRIALVTLVVDDYDEAIRFYTDALGFRLAEDTPRPDGSRWVVVEPGTGGTGTGLVLARAKDEDQRARVGDQTGGRVGFFLHTDDFARDHARMSAAGVTFLEAPRHEPYGSVAVFQDLYGNRWDLLQPATD, from the coding sequence ATGAGACGCATCGCCCTGGTCACCCTCGTCGTCGACGACTACGACGAGGCGATCCGCTTCTACACCGACGCGCTCGGCTTCCGGCTCGCCGAGGACACCCCGCGCCCCGACGGCTCCCGCTGGGTCGTCGTCGAGCCTGGCACCGGAGGAACCGGCACCGGCCTGGTGCTCGCCCGGGCCAAGGACGAGGACCAGCGTGCCCGGGTCGGCGACCAGACCGGCGGACGCGTGGGCTTCTTCCTGCACACCGACGACTTCGCCCGCGACCACGCCCGGATGAGCGCCGCCGGCGTGACCTTCCTGGAGGCGCCGCGCCATGAGCCGTACGGCTCGGTCGCCGTCTTCCAGGACCTGTACGGCAACCGCTGGGACCTCCTCCAGCCCGCCACCGACTGA
- a CDS encoding adenosine deaminase produces the protein MTASPVDTATIRRLPKAVLHDHLDGGLRPATLVELAAEVGHTLPTTDPDELAAWYYEAANSGDLVRYIATFEHTLAVLQTREGLLRTAEEYVLDLAEDGVVYGEVRYAPELNVNGGLTLPEVVEAVQEGLAAGMAKAAAAGTPVRVGTLLCGMRMFDRVRESADLAVAFRDAGVVGFDIAGAEDGFPPADHLAAFEHLRSESVPFTIHAGEAHGLPSIHQALQVCGAQRIGHGVRITDDIVDGKLGRLAGWVRDRRIALEMCPTSNLQTGAATSIAEHPITALRDLGFRVTLNTDNRLVSGTTMTREMSLLVEEAGWTVEDLRTVTVNAVKSAFIPFDERNALIEDVVLPGYASAL, from the coding sequence ATGACCGCGTCCCCCGTCGACACCGCCACCATCCGCCGCCTCCCCAAGGCCGTGCTGCACGACCACCTCGACGGAGGCCTGCGCCCCGCCACCCTGGTCGAGCTCGCCGCCGAGGTCGGCCACACCCTGCCCACCACCGACCCCGACGAGTTGGCCGCCTGGTACTACGAGGCCGCCAACTCCGGTGACCTGGTGCGCTACATAGCCACCTTCGAGCACACCCTCGCCGTGCTGCAGACCCGCGAGGGCCTGCTGCGCACCGCCGAGGAGTACGTCCTCGACCTCGCCGAGGACGGCGTCGTCTACGGCGAGGTGCGCTACGCCCCCGAACTGAACGTGAACGGCGGCCTGACCCTCCCCGAGGTCGTCGAGGCCGTCCAGGAGGGCCTGGCGGCGGGCATGGCGAAGGCCGCCGCAGCGGGCACCCCGGTGCGGGTCGGGACGCTGCTGTGCGGGATGCGCATGTTCGACCGGGTCCGTGAGTCCGCCGACCTGGCCGTCGCCTTCCGGGACGCCGGTGTCGTCGGCTTCGACATCGCCGGCGCCGAGGACGGCTTCCCGCCCGCCGACCACCTCGCTGCCTTCGAACACCTGCGCAGCGAGAGCGTGCCGTTCACCATCCACGCCGGCGAGGCCCACGGTCTGCCCAGCATCCACCAGGCCCTCCAGGTCTGCGGCGCCCAGCGCATCGGCCACGGCGTCCGCATCACCGACGACATTGTGGACGGCAAGCTCGGCCGGCTCGCGGGCTGGGTGCGCGACCGCCGGATCGCCCTGGAGATGTGCCCGACCTCCAACCTCCAGACGGGCGCGGCCACGTCGATCGCCGAGCACCCCATCACCGCACTGCGCGACCTGGGCTTCCGCGTCACCCTCAACACCGACAACCGGCTGGTGTCGGGGACGACGATGACGCGCGAGATGTCCCTCCTGGTCGAGGAGGCCGGCTGGACGGTCGAGGACCTGCGCACGGTGACCGTCAACGCGGTCAAGAGCGCCTTCATCCCGTTCGACGAGCGAAACGCCCTCATCGAGGACGTCGTCCTGCCGGGCTACGCCTCCGCGCTCTGA
- a CDS encoding mycothiol transferase: protein MHAKDVLIDAYSRIQEEVHAAVDGLSPDDLHARPAPDANSVAWLVWHLTRVQDDHVADAAGFDQIWLTEGWEKRFGLGLEPGDIGYGHSSAQVARVRVESGDLLLGYYDAVHAQSLTFLRGLTAGDFERIVDERWDPPVTLGVRLVSVLADDLQHVGQAAYLRGLLQSAEA, encoded by the coding sequence ATGCATGCGAAGGACGTTCTCATCGACGCGTACAGCCGGATCCAGGAAGAGGTGCACGCCGCCGTGGACGGCCTGTCGCCGGACGATCTCCACGCCCGGCCCGCCCCCGACGCCAACTCCGTGGCCTGGCTGGTCTGGCATCTCACCCGGGTCCAGGACGACCATGTCGCCGACGCGGCCGGGTTCGACCAGATCTGGCTGACCGAGGGCTGGGAGAAACGGTTCGGGCTCGGGCTGGAGCCCGGGGACATCGGCTACGGCCACAGCTCCGCGCAGGTCGCCCGGGTACGGGTGGAGTCGGGCGACCTGCTGCTCGGCTACTACGACGCGGTGCACGCGCAGAGCCTCACATTCCTACGTGGCCTGACCGCGGGCGACTTCGAGCGCATCGTCGACGAGCGCTGGGACCCGCCGGTGACTCTCGGCGTACGGCTGGTCAGTGTCCTGGCCGACGATCTCCAGCACGTCGGCCAGGCCGCCTATCTACGGGGACTGCTTCAGAGCGCGGAGGCGTAG